Proteins from a genomic interval of Elaeis guineensis isolate ETL-2024a unplaced genomic scaffold, EG11 Super_Scaffold_1000265, whole genome shotgun sequence:
- the LOC140854578 gene encoding large ribosomal subunit protein uL2cz/uL2cy: SKILNNTAIHLYKTSTPSTRNGAVDSQVKSNPRNNLIYGQHRCGKGRNARGIITARHRGGGHKRLYRKIDFRRNEKDISGRIVTIEYDPNRNAYICLIHYGDGEKRYILHPRGAIIGDTIVSGTEVPISMGNALPLKSTSTDMPLGTAIHNIEITLGKGGQLARAAGAVAKLIAKEGKSATLRLPSGEVRLISKNCLATVGQVGNVGVNQKSLGRAGSKCWLGKRPVVRGVVMNPVDHPHGGGEGRAPIGRKKPTTPWGYPALGRRSRKRKKYSDSFILRRRK; this comes from the exons AGCAAAATACTTAATAACACGGCGATACATTTATACAAAACTTCTACCCCGAGCACACGCAATGGAGCCGTAGACAGTCAAGTGAAATCCAATCCACGAAATAATTTGATCTATGGACAGCATCGTTGTGGTAAAGGTCGTAATGCCAGAGGAATCATTACCGCAAGGCATAGAGGGGGAGGTCATAAGCGCCTATACCGTAAAATCGATTTTCGACGGAATGAAAAAGACATATCCGGTAGAATCGTAACCATAGAATACGACCCTAATCGAAATGCATACATTTGTCTCATACACTATGGGGATGGTGAGAAGAGATATATTTTACATCCCAGAGGGGCTATAATTGGAGATACCATTGTTTCTGGTACAGAAGTTCCTATATCAATGGGAAATGCCCTACCTTTGA AATCTACTTCAACCGATATGCCCTTAGGCACGGCCATACATAACATAGAAATCACACTTGGAAAGGGTGGACAATTAGCTAGAGCAGCAGGTGCTGTAGCGAAACTGATTGCAAAAGAGGGTAAATCGGCCACATTAAGATTACCATCTGGGGAGGTCCGTTTGATATCCAAAAACTGCTTAGCAACAGTCGGACAAGTGGGTAATGTTGGGGTGAACCAAAAAAGTTTGGGTAGAGCCGGATCTAAGTGTTGGCTAGGTAAGCGTCCTGTAGTAAGAGGAGTAGTTATGAACCCTGTAGACCATCCCCATGGGGGCGGTGAAGGGAGAGCCCCAATTGGTAGAAAAAAACCCACAACCCCTTGGGGTTATCCTGCGCTTGGAAGAAGAAGtaggaaaaggaaaaaatataGTGATAGTTTTATTCTTCGTCGCCGTAAATAG